The Flaviramulus sp. BrNp1-15 genome has a window encoding:
- a CDS encoding DUF192 domain-containing protein, with protein MFFKRIIFFLATVSLIAFSACKEDKKVIKQTEVAFKKEGELTIFKKDSTQVTLDIEIADTEYETQTGLMYRSSMETNQGMLFVFNDVAPRSFYMKNTQIPLDLIFIDGANKIVSFQKNAKPFDENSLPSNAPAKYVLEINADLVDKWVVAVGDSISY; from the coding sequence ATGTTTTTCAAACGTATCATCTTCTTTTTAGCAACTGTAAGCCTTATAGCATTTTCAGCTTGTAAAGAAGATAAAAAAGTTATAAAACAAACCGAAGTTGCTTTTAAAAAAGAAGGTGAACTCACTATTTTTAAAAAAGATTCTACACAAGTAACATTAGATATTGAAATTGCTGATACCGAGTATGAAACTCAAACAGGTTTGATGTATAGAAGTTCTATGGAAACAAATCAAGGTATGTTGTTTGTTTTTAATGATGTTGCTCCTCGTTCTTTTTACATGAAGAACACCCAAATACCTTTAGACTTGATTTTTATTGACGGTGCCAACAAAATTGTTAGCTTTCAAAAAAATGCAAAACCTTTTGATGAAAATTCGCTTCCTTCTAATGCTCCAGCTAAATATGTCTTAGAAATTAATGCAGATTTAGTTGATAAATGGGTAGTTGCAGTTGGTGACAGCATTAGTTATTAA
- the lgt gene encoding prolipoprotein diacylglyceryl transferase — translation MQLLKLDWNPITGIDIIGNFKLHFYSLMWVIAFILGWYIMKRIFTKEKVSLEYLDPLFIYTVLATMLGARLGHVLFYQSELISEDFFSIFLPFKFKGGFEFTGFQGLASHGAAIGIIIGMYLYRRKYKYKSLLWILDRVVISVASGAVFIRIGNFINSEIIGKVTDSNLGVRFIQDYYYKSQITQLTGIKDVQKAYDAVTNNPQFQNLLEAVPYRHPAQLYESFCYIFVFLILWYFYAKTSKGDQPGFLFGLFLILLWTVRFFVEFVKEPQGDEYINWFGLNTGQWLSIPFILIGLYFMFLYKPKNVVK, via the coding sequence ATGCAACTATTAAAACTTGATTGGAACCCTATAACAGGAATTGATATTATTGGAAACTTCAAGCTTCATTTTTATAGCCTTATGTGGGTTATTGCCTTTATTTTAGGTTGGTATATTATGAAGCGTATTTTTACTAAAGAAAAGGTTTCTTTAGAGTATTTAGACCCACTTTTTATTTACACGGTTTTAGCCACAATGTTGGGTGCTCGATTAGGTCATGTTTTATTTTACCAATCAGAATTAATTTCAGAAGACTTTTTTAGCATTTTTCTACCGTTCAAATTTAAAGGTGGTTTTGAATTCACAGGTTTTCAAGGGTTAGCAAGTCACGGTGCTGCTATTGGAATTATAATTGGTATGTATTTATACAGAAGAAAATACAAGTATAAATCGCTACTTTGGATTTTAGACCGTGTAGTTATTTCTGTAGCTTCTGGCGCTGTATTTATTAGAATAGGAAATTTTATTAACTCAGAAATTATTGGGAAGGTAACAGACTCAAATTTAGGTGTTCGCTTTATTCAAGATTATTATTACAAGAGTCAAATCACACAACTTACAGGTATTAAAGATGTACAAAAAGCTTATGATGCAGTAACTAACAATCCTCAATTTCAAAATCTATTAGAAGCCGTACCTTACAGGCATCCGGCACAATTATACGAATCCTTTTGCTACATTTTTGTGTTTTTAATTTTATGGTATTTCTACGCAAAAACATCAAAAGGTGACCAACCTGGGTTTTTATTTGGATTGTTTTTAATTCTGCTATGGACTGTTCGTTTCTTTGTAGAGTTTGTAAAAGAACCACAAGGCGATGAATATATTAACTGGTTTGGGCTTAACACAGGCCAATGGTTAAGCATTCCTTTTATTTTAATTGGCCTATATTTTATGTTTCTTTACAAACCAAAAAATGTAGTAAAATAA
- the mdh gene encoding malate dehydrogenase: MKVTVVGAGAVGASCAEYIAIKNFASEVVLLDIKEGYAEGKAMDLMQCASLNGFDTKITGVTNDYSKTANSDICVITSGIPRKPGMTREELIGINAGIVKSVSSSLIEHSPNTILIVVSNPMDTMTYLAHKSTGLPKNRIIGMGGALDSARFKYRLAEALEAPISDIDGMVIGGHSDTGMVPLTSHATRNSIKVSEFLTEERLDQVAADTKVGGATLTKLLGTSAWYAPGAAVSGLVQAIACDQKKMFPCSTLLEGEYGLNDICIGVPVILGKNGIERIVDIELSDAEKAHMQSSAEGVRKTNGLLEV; encoded by the coding sequence ATGAAAGTAACAGTAGTAGGAGCAGGAGCAGTTGGTGCAAGTTGTGCAGAATACATTGCCATTAAAAATTTCGCTTCAGAAGTTGTATTGTTAGACATTAAAGAAGGATATGCCGAAGGAAAAGCCATGGATTTAATGCAATGCGCATCATTAAACGGGTTTGATACTAAAATAACTGGAGTTACAAACGATTACAGTAAAACGGCAAATAGTGATATTTGTGTTATTACTTCGGGAATTCCTCGTAAACCAGGAATGACTCGTGAAGAATTAATAGGTATTAATGCAGGTATTGTTAAATCTGTATCTTCGAGTTTAATAGAACATTCTCCTAATACTATTCTAATTGTTGTAAGTAACCCAATGGATACTATGACATATTTAGCGCATAAATCTACAGGATTACCTAAAAATAGAATTATTGGTATGGGTGGTGCTTTAGATTCTGCTCGTTTTAAATATAGATTAGCTGAAGCTTTAGAAGCTCCTATTAGTGATATTGATGGAATGGTAATAGGTGGACATAGCGATACCGGTATGGTGCCTTTAACTTCTCACGCTACAAGAAACAGTATAAAAGTATCTGAATTCTTAACAGAAGAGCGCTTAGATCAAGTGGCTGCCGATACTAAAGTAGGAGGAGCTACACTTACAAAATTATTAGGTACTTCGGCTTGGTATGCGCCAGGAGCTGCAGTAAGTGGTTTAGTTCAAGCTATAGCTTGTGACCAAAAGAAAATGTTCCCATGTTCTACACTTTTAGAAGGTGAATATGGTTTAAACGATATTTGTATAGGTGTACCAGTAATTTTAGGAAAAAATGGTATCGAACGTATCGTAGATATTGAATTAAGTGATGCAGAAAAAGCACATATGCAATCAAGTGCAGAAGGTGTTAGAAAAACAAATGGATTACTAGAAGTATAG
- a CDS encoding DUF6588 family protein produces the protein MKKLTLLALLFLATTVSKAQSDIDVLLAAGVDDAQRFANDYLAPGTNGLMHSMNANWFNTADVKPLGGFEISIIVNASSVKDENKMFNLNTADYNNIQFVQGPSSQMVSTALGDNDPTVFVEVEYEDPIFGNQTEQIELPDGIGSENISLLPTAYIQGALGLSKGIEIKARFVPKIKTDDVSLSMYGAGLQMEFTKWLPADKLLPVAISGLVAYTHLDGSYDLTDSSGIQGENQRIENDTNTWLFQLIASTKMPVINFYGGLGYIKGKSDSDLLGTYRVTNGILTSDPIVDPFSVSSEVSSVRGTLGTKLKLGFFRLNAEYHLSEFNAFSVGVNFGFR, from the coding sequence ATGAAGAAATTAACTCTACTAGCTTTGTTGTTTTTAGCAACTACAGTTTCAAAAGCACAAAGCGATATAGATGTCTTACTTGCAGCAGGTGTTGACGATGCTCAACGGTTTGCAAACGATTATTTAGCACCAGGAACTAATGGCTTAATGCATAGTATGAATGCCAATTGGTTTAATACTGCAGATGTGAAACCTTTGGGAGGTTTTGAAATTTCAATTATAGTTAATGCATCATCAGTAAAAGATGAAAATAAAATGTTTAACTTAAATACTGCTGATTATAATAATATTCAGTTTGTTCAAGGACCAAGTTCGCAAATGGTATCAACGGCATTAGGAGATAATGATCCTACCGTTTTTGTTGAGGTAGAATATGAAGATCCAATTTTTGGAAATCAAACAGAACAAATAGAATTGCCAGATGGTATTGGTTCAGAAAACATTAGTCTGTTGCCAACAGCTTATATACAAGGAGCATTAGGTTTAAGTAAAGGCATTGAAATTAAAGCACGTTTTGTGCCTAAAATAAAAACTGACGATGTCTCTTTAAGTATGTATGGAGCTGGTTTACAAATGGAGTTTACCAAATGGTTACCAGCAGATAAGTTGTTACCTGTTGCAATTTCTGGTTTAGTAGCATATACACATTTAGATGGTTCTTATGATTTAACAGATTCATCTGGAATACAAGGAGAAAACCAACGTATAGAAAATGATACAAACACGTGGTTGTTTCAGTTAATAGCTTCTACTAAAATGCCAGTAATAAACTTTTACGGTGGTTTAGGATATATTAAAGGAAAATCTGATTCAGATTTATTAGGAACTTATAGAGTTACAAATGGTATTTTAACATCAGACCCTATCGTAGATCCGTTTTCGGTATCAAGCGAAGTATCTTCAGTAAGAGGAACTTTAGGAACAAAATTAAAATTAGGTTTTTTTAGACTTAATGCAGAATATCATTTATCTGAATTCAACGCTTTTTCAGTTGGTGTAAACTTTGGTTTCAGATAA
- a CDS encoding glyoxalase/bleomycin resistance/extradiol dioxygenase family protein, with amino-acid sequence MQIISVLPSQDIDRDVAWYNTHVGFKIAHKDNMYVVLKRDKLYIHLQWHADTKDDPLLGGSVIKIFVKDIQPVFEEFVKRGTVNKNKLRLKTDWNTNEFGFYDLNNNAVFFVEDI; translated from the coding sequence ATGCAAATTATTTCTGTTTTACCTTCACAAGATATAGATAGAGATGTTGCTTGGTATAACACCCATGTTGGCTTTAAAATAGCACATAAAGACAATATGTATGTTGTTCTAAAAAGAGACAAACTATATATTCACTTACAATGGCATGCTGACACCAAAGACGACCCTTTACTTGGTGGCTCAGTTATAAAAATTTTTGTAAAAGACATTCAACCTGTTTTTGAAGAATTTGTTAAACGAGGTACAGTCAACAAAAACAAACTCCGTTTAAAAACCGATTGGAATACTAACGAATTTGGCTTTTACGATTTAAATAATAATGCTGTCTTTTTTGTTGAAGACATATAA
- the gyrB gene encoding DNA topoisomerase (ATP-hydrolyzing) subunit B: MSEGKEEFNKHNYSADSIQALEGMEHVRMRPSMYIGDVGVRGLHHLVYEVVDNSIDEALAGHCDNITVTINEDNSITTEDDGRGIPVDLHKKEGVSALEVVMTKIGAGGKFDKDSYKVSGGLHGVGVSCVNALSEHLRATVYRDGKIWEQEYERGKSLYPVKQIGDTDKRGTTVTFRPDSTIFTQTLEYSYDTLASRLRELAYLNKGITIHLVDKRSKKENGEFEGETFHSEEGLKEFIKFLDGNREPLMKDVIAFEGEKNGVPVEVAMVYNTSYAENLHSYVNNINTHEGGTHLSGFRRGLTHTLKKYADESGMLDKLKFDIAGDDFREGLTAIISVKVQEPQFEGQTKTKLGNREVSASVSQAVSEMLTDYLEEHPDDAKIIVQKVILAAQARHAAQKAREMVQRKTVMSIGGLPGKLSDCSEQDPEKCEVFLVEGDSAGGTAKQGRDRAFQAILPLRGKILNVEKAMTHKVFENEEIKNIFTALGVTIGTEEDSKALNLSKLRYHKVVIMCDADIDGSHIATLILTFFFRYMKELIENGHIYIATPPLYLVKKGAKKQYAWSDKERDEIITEFGDGAKIQRYKGLGEMNAEQLWDTTMNPEFRTMRLVQIDNGTEADRIFSMLMGDEVPPRRDFIEKNAIYANIDA; encoded by the coding sequence ATGAGCGAAGGTAAAGAAGAATTTAATAAGCATAATTATTCAGCTGATAGTATTCAGGCATTAGAAGGAATGGAGCACGTTCGTATGCGTCCATCCATGTATATTGGAGATGTTGGAGTGCGTGGTTTACACCATTTAGTGTATGAAGTTGTAGATAACTCAATTGATGAAGCATTAGCTGGACATTGTGATAATATTACGGTAACCATAAACGAAGATAATTCTATCACAACGGAAGATGATGGTCGTGGTATTCCTGTAGATTTACACAAAAAAGAAGGTGTTTCAGCTCTAGAGGTTGTAATGACTAAAATTGGAGCAGGAGGTAAGTTTGATAAAGATTCATATAAAGTATCAGGTGGTCTTCATGGTGTTGGTGTAAGTTGTGTGAATGCATTATCAGAACATTTAAGAGCAACTGTTTATAGAGATGGAAAAATTTGGGAACAAGAGTATGAGCGTGGTAAATCGTTATATCCAGTTAAGCAAATTGGCGATACAGATAAAAGAGGAACAACAGTTACTTTTAGACCAGATTCAACAATTTTCACACAAACATTAGAATATAGTTATGATACCTTAGCGAGCAGATTACGTGAATTAGCGTATTTAAATAAAGGAATTACTATTCATTTAGTTGATAAAAGAAGTAAGAAAGAAAATGGTGAATTTGAAGGAGAAACATTTCATTCTGAAGAAGGACTAAAAGAATTTATTAAATTCTTAGATGGAAACAGAGAACCTTTAATGAAGGATGTTATTGCGTTTGAAGGTGAAAAAAATGGCGTTCCTGTTGAGGTTGCTATGGTTTATAATACTTCTTATGCAGAAAATTTACATTCCTATGTAAATAATATCAATACGCATGAAGGAGGAACGCATTTATCTGGTTTTCGTAGAGGTTTAACTCATACATTAAAGAAGTATGCTGATGAATCTGGAATGTTAGACAAATTGAAGTTTGATATTGCTGGAGATGATTTTCGCGAAGGTTTAACAGCAATTATTTCGGTAAAAGTTCAAGAGCCACAGTTTGAAGGGCAAACAAAAACTAAACTTGGAAATAGAGAAGTTTCGGCATCTGTAAGTCAAGCTGTTTCAGAAATGCTTACAGATTACTTAGAAGAGCATCCGGACGATGCTAAAATAATTGTACAGAAAGTAATTCTTGCAGCTCAAGCGCGTCATGCAGCTCAAAAAGCTCGTGAAATGGTTCAGCGTAAAACGGTTATGAGTATTGGTGGTTTACCTGGTAAATTATCTGATTGTTCTGAGCAAGATCCTGAAAAATGTGAAGTATTTCTTGTTGAGGGAGATTCGGCAGGTGGAACAGCGAAACAAGGTCGTGACAGAGCTTTTCAAGCGATTCTTCCACTTCGTGGAAAAATCTTGAATGTTGAAAAAGCAATGACACATAAGGTTTTTGAAAATGAAGAGATTAAAAACATTTTTACAGCTTTAGGTGTAACTATAGGAACGGAAGAAGATAGTAAAGCTTTAAACCTTTCTAAGTTGCGTTACCATAAAGTAGTAATTATGTGTGATGCCGATATTGATGGTAGCCACATTGCAACTTTAATTTTAACATTCTTCTTTAGATATATGAAGGAATTGATTGAAAACGGACATATTTACATTGCAACACCTCCTTTATATTTAGTTAAAAAAGGAGCTAAAAAACAATATGCTTGGTCTGATAAAGAACGTGATGAAATTATTACAGAATTTGGAGATGGAGCAAAAATTCAACGTTACAAAGGTCTTGGAGAAATGAATGCAGAACAACTTTGGGATACTACAATGAATCCAGAGTTTAGAACCATGCGTTTAGTACAAATTGATAATGGTACAGAAGCAGATAGAATTTTCTCTATGTTGATGGGAGATGAAGTTCCACCACGTAGAGATTTTATTGAAAAGAATGCTATTTATGCAAATATAGACGCGTAA
- the secDF gene encoding protein translocase subunit SecDF, with protein sequence MQNKGLVKLFAILFGLVSIYQLSFTFKSNQIESEAEEIAINKIAETEEDYRAKRSQEEANYLQSIATDTVFNIGIAKFTYNEVKAKAMNLGLDLKGGINVILQVSVKDILKGLANNTTDPVFNKALEDATELQKNSQNTYLEDFFTAFDAIKGDTKLASPDIFYTKALDGEIDGSMSDDEVKSIIETKIDESIVSAFEVLRKRIDEFGVTSPNIQRLGTSGRILVELPGVKDVERATGLLQSTAQLEFWDAYKGEQFFPFLSQANEVLKDIVDTKQDVEEAEPQDEEDATDSTIDDLLGDAETDSTAVATINPIFDLIRGQGYQGGPIIAKFEAKDKETVLEYLNKPQVRALLPTEQRYAKFVFGKPEKDSELLDLYALIGNRENVPQLSGAVVTDARNQFGPTGKSEVSMQMNAKGAKIWEEMTGKAYSQGSQIAIVLDDVVYSAPGVTTGPIAGGSSSISGDFTLNEAIDLANVLRAGKLPASADIIQSEVVGPSLGQEAIDSGKMSFMIALALVLLWMIFYYGKAGIFADLAMLLNILLIFGILSGLGAVLTLPGIAGIVLTIGMSVDANVLIFERIREELTKGKGQKEAIQDGFSNALSSILDANITTGLTALILFIFGTGPIKGFATTLLIGIGTSLFTAIFITRLLVDWYVNRGGKLTFSTAITKNLFRNINIEFLKKRKVAFIISGALILLSLGSLFTNGLDQGVDFVGGRTYQVRFAQDISASEITDVLSQPDVFGSADAKTFGDANQLKITTKYKVNETGAEVDEDIRKTLYTALQSHLDGVSYEDFISDADTKTVGLMKYYKVSPTIADDIKQASFWAILGSLIVVFLYILFRFKKWQYSLGAVAAVFHDVLIVLGVFSLTYKFMPFSMEIDQAFIAAILTVIGYSLNDTVVVFDRIREFFNEHTGWEFDRVVNVSLSSTLSRTLNTSLTTLVVLLAIFIFGGDSIRGFMFALIVGVIVGTYSSLFIATPIMYDSVQKLEDKKKKKD encoded by the coding sequence ATGCAAAACAAAGGACTAGTAAAGTTATTTGCGATTTTATTTGGTTTGGTAAGTATTTACCAGCTTTCATTTACATTTAAATCTAATCAAATTGAAAGTGAAGCCGAAGAAATAGCAATTAACAAAATTGCAGAAACAGAAGAAGACTATCGTGCAAAACGTAGTCAAGAAGAGGCTAACTATTTACAATCTATAGCAACCGATACGGTTTTTAATATTGGTATTGCAAAATTCACTTATAACGAAGTGAAAGCAAAAGCTATGAACTTAGGTTTAGACTTAAAAGGAGGTATAAACGTAATCCTTCAAGTAAGTGTAAAGGACATTTTAAAAGGATTAGCAAACAATACTACTGATCCCGTATTTAATAAAGCTTTAGAAGATGCGACAGAGCTTCAAAAAAATAGTCAAAATACGTATTTAGAAGATTTTTTTACAGCTTTTGATGCGATTAAAGGCGATACAAAATTAGCTTCACCAGATATATTTTATACTAAAGCTCTCGATGGTGAGATTGATGGAAGTATGAGTGATGATGAGGTTAAAAGTATTATTGAAACAAAAATTGATGAATCAATTGTTTCGGCTTTCGAAGTATTACGTAAGCGTATTGATGAGTTTGGTGTAACATCTCCAAACATTCAACGTTTAGGAACTTCTGGTCGTATTTTAGTTGAATTACCAGGTGTTAAGGATGTAGAACGTGCTACAGGTTTATTACAAAGTACAGCACAATTAGAGTTTTGGGATGCTTACAAAGGAGAGCAGTTTTTTCCATTTTTATCTCAAGCTAATGAGGTTTTAAAAGATATTGTTGATACTAAACAAGATGTTGAAGAAGCTGAACCTCAAGATGAAGAAGACGCTACAGACTCTACAATTGACGATTTACTAGGAGATGCTGAAACTGATTCTACTGCAGTTGCAACTATAAACCCAATCTTTGATTTAATAAGAGGACAAGGTTACCAAGGCGGACCAATTATTGCTAAGTTTGAAGCAAAAGATAAAGAAACGGTTCTTGAGTATTTAAATAAACCTCAAGTAAGAGCATTACTTCCTACAGAACAACGTTATGCAAAATTTGTTTTTGGGAAACCAGAAAAAGACAGTGAGTTATTAGATTTATATGCATTAATTGGTAATAGAGAGAATGTACCTCAATTAAGTGGTGCTGTAGTAACAGATGCACGTAACCAATTCGGACCAACAGGAAAATCTGAAGTATCCATGCAAATGAATGCTAAAGGTGCTAAGATCTGGGAAGAAATGACAGGTAAGGCATACTCACAAGGCAGTCAAATTGCTATTGTTTTAGATGATGTTGTATATTCTGCACCAGGAGTAACTACAGGCCCTATTGCAGGAGGAAGCTCATCTATATCTGGAGACTTTACACTAAATGAAGCTATAGATTTAGCGAACGTATTACGTGCAGGTAAATTACCAGCATCGGCAGATATTATTCAAAGTGAAGTAGTAGGACCATCATTAGGTCAAGAAGCTATTGATAGTGGTAAAATGTCGTTTATGATTGCTTTAGCATTAGTTTTATTATGGATGATTTTCTACTATGGTAAAGCAGGTATTTTTGCAGATTTAGCGATGTTATTAAACATTTTATTAATCTTCGGTATTTTATCAGGATTAGGTGCGGTATTAACGTTGCCAGGTATTGCTGGTATTGTATTGACAATCGGTATGTCGGTAGATGCTAACGTACTTATTTTTGAGCGTATTCGAGAAGAATTAACAAAAGGCAAAGGACAAAAAGAAGCTATTCAAGACGGATTTAGTAATGCTTTATCATCAATTTTAGATGCTAACATTACAACAGGTTTAACAGCTCTTATCTTGTTTATTTTTGGTACAGGACCAATTAAAGGGTTTGCTACAACCTTATTAATAGGTATTGGTACATCTTTATTTACAGCTATTTTTATAACTAGATTATTAGTAGATTGGTATGTAAATAGAGGAGGGAAATTAACATTCTCTACAGCAATTACTAAAAACTTATTTAGAAATATAAATATTGAATTCTTAAAGAAACGTAAAGTTGCTTTTATTATATCTGGAGCTTTAATCTTATTAAGTTTAGGATCATTATTTACTAATGGTTTAGATCAAGGTGTAGATTTTGTTGGAGGTAGAACATATCAAGTACGATTTGCTCAAGATATTAGTGCTTCTGAGATTACAGATGTTTTATCGCAACCAGATGTTTTTGGTAGTGCAGATGCTAAAACATTTGGAGATGCAAATCAGTTAAAAATTACAACTAAATATAAAGTAAACGAAACTGGTGCTGAAGTAGATGAAGATATCAGAAAAACACTTTATACAGCTTTACAATCACATTTAGATGGCGTGTCTTATGAAGATTTTATAAGTGATGCAGATACTAAAACGGTTGGTTTAATGAAGTATTATAAAGTAAGTCCAACTATTGCTGATGATATTAAACAAGCATCATTCTGGGCCATTTTAGGATCTTTAATTGTGGTGTTCTTATATATCTTATTCCGTTTCAAAAAATGGCAATATTCACTTGGTGCAGTAGCAGCTGTATTTCATGATGTATTAATTGTACTGGGTGTATTCTCATTAACATATAAGTTTATGCCTTTTAGTATGGAAATAGATCAAGCATTTATTGCGGCAATATTAACGGTAATTGGTTACTCATTAAATGATACCGTTGTTGTATTTGATAGAATTCGTGAATTCTTTAACGAGCATACAGGATGGGAATTTGATAGAGTAGTAAATGTATCGCTAAGCAGTACATTAAGTAGAACATTAAACACCTCTTTAACTACTTTAGTAGTATTATTAGCTATCTTTATTTTTGGTGGTGATTCTATTAGAGGATTTATGTTTGCCTTAATAGTAGGTGTAATAGTAGGTACATATTCATCGTTATTTATTGCAACACCAATAATGTATGATTCTGTGCAAAAACTAGAAGATAAAAAGAAGAAGAAAGACTAA
- a CDS encoding amidase family protein: protein MDSLIHKIHQQLMNKEITCTELVQEKLKALKQNTHNTVNSLLDTLALDLATKVDSKIANGETIGLLEGIPFGIKDVYMLQGTYTTASSDLLKNYKSAYTATAIQKLLDAGAIPLVKENCDSFGHGSSSENTIFGAVKNAIDPNLVAGGSSGGSAVNVAKDYTVFSIGGDTGGSVRQPAGYNHVYGLKPTYGRISRYGLMAYASSTDCVGPIAKSIEDIRIVLNTMSGKDAKDQTTYASENISEESISNTNKIESVGYFKNFIESEAIDAKIKSDFLNSLEKIKAKGIEVKALDFFESETLVSTYYTLAMAETASNLSRLDGTNYGDRIEAENLKETYSVTRSENLSEETKRRIVGGNQVLSQGFSDEIYLKGLAIRDQISENFENDFKEVDIILSPVTPNNPPKIGDSLKNPLAMYLSDAYTVGFSLGQLPTLTIPQGTATGLQITAAKNNDELVLKFANFLKDTI, encoded by the coding sequence ATGGACTCTCTAATACATAAAATTCATCAACAATTGATGAACAAGGAAATAACTTGCACAGAGCTAGTGCAAGAAAAACTGAAAGCTCTAAAGCAAAACACTCATAATACAGTTAATAGTTTACTGGATACATTAGCTTTGGATTTAGCTACAAAAGTAGATAGCAAAATTGCTAACGGTGAAACTATTGGTTTATTAGAAGGCATTCCTTTTGGAATTAAGGATGTTTATATGCTACAAGGCACCTACACAACCGCAAGTTCAGATTTATTAAAAAATTACAAATCGGCTTATACTGCAACAGCTATTCAAAAATTACTTGATGCTGGAGCTATTCCATTAGTAAAAGAGAACTGCGATAGTTTTGGCCATGGTTCATCTAGTGAAAACACCATTTTTGGTGCTGTGAAAAATGCTATTGATCCTAATTTAGTTGCTGGAGGATCTAGTGGTGGTTCTGCTGTTAATGTTGCTAAAGATTATACAGTATTTTCTATTGGTGGCGATACTGGGGGTTCTGTGCGACAACCAGCTGGTTACAACCATGTTTATGGTTTAAAACCAACTTACGGCCGCATTTCTCGTTACGGACTAATGGCTTACGCATCGTCAACTGACTGTGTAGGTCCTATCGCAAAATCTATAGAAGACATTAGAATTGTATTAAATACCATGAGTGGTAAAGATGCAAAAGATCAAACTACTTATGCTTCTGAAAACATATCAGAAGAAAGTATTTCAAATACAAATAAAATTGAATCCGTAGGATATTTTAAAAATTTTATAGAAAGTGAAGCGATTGATGCTAAGATAAAATCTGATTTCTTAAACTCTTTAGAAAAAATAAAAGCCAAAGGTATTGAAGTAAAAGCTTTGGATTTCTTTGAATCTGAAACTTTAGTTTCAACTTACTATACACTTGCTATGGCAGAAACCGCCTCTAACTTATCACGTTTAGATGGCACAAACTATGGCGACAGAATTGAAGCTGAAAATTTAAAAGAAACTTACTCGGTAACACGTTCTGAAAATTTATCAGAAGAAACAAAACGTAGAATTGTTGGTGGAAACCAAGTGTTATCTCAAGGTTTTTCAGATGAAATCTATTTAAAAGGACTAGCTATCCGCGACCAGATTTCCGAAAATTTTGAAAACGACTTTAAAGAGGTTGATATCATTTTATCTCCTGTTACACCAAACAATCCGCCCAAGATTGGAGATAGTTTAAAAAACCCACTAGCCATGTATTTAAGTGATGCTTACACTGTTGGCTTCAGCTTAGGACAGTTACCAACATTAACAATACCACAAGGTACAGCAACAGGCTTACAAATTACAGCTGCAAAAAATAATGACGAACTCGTTTTGAAGTTTGCTAACTTCTTAAAAGATACGATATAA